Proteins from a single region of Parasedimentitalea psychrophila:
- a CDS encoding thymidylate synthase translates to MPTALASDVDSVSYDSASQTLTISGVGLDETPYEASYIRNAALDRAGYEAYTVQDSSLDRHTTAYVRQIEGAFAVAVATGGQFSYYMAGTNFGRTDAYTAPTTDQLSGGIVSYAGTYVGLLNIAGDGGDLLPVTPGTPGDVLPVQAAEITGQVLINADFADNRINGTIYDREITDYPTTIVETLRLKPTDIAEAGTFEGVTSVGLVPVGEYGGIFSGTDAVAVAGSIHVKDHIAIPDIEEYGIFVLGQCGGANSDPLCNQPVP, encoded by the coding sequence GTGCCGACTGCATTGGCCAGTGACGTGGATAGTGTCAGCTACGATAGTGCCAGCCAGACTCTGACCATCTCCGGTGTCGGGTTGGATGAAACCCCCTACGAGGCTTCATACATCCGCAATGCGGCGCTGGATCGAGCTGGATACGAGGCCTACACTGTTCAAGATAGCTCGCTGGATCGTCACACAACAGCCTATGTGCGCCAGATTGAAGGGGCCTTTGCTGTGGCCGTCGCCACCGGTGGCCAGTTCAGCTATTACATGGCGGGGACCAATTTCGGCCGCACCGATGCCTATACAGCGCCGACCACAGATCAACTCTCGGGCGGTATCGTCAGTTATGCCGGCACTTATGTCGGCCTACTCAACATAGCGGGCGACGGCGGTGACTTGCTGCCCGTCACCCCGGGCACCCCCGGCGATGTTCTGCCGGTTCAAGCCGCCGAAATCACCGGTCAAGTTCTGATCAACGCCGATTTTGCCGATAATCGGATCAACGGTACAATCTACGATCGCGAGATAACGGATTATCCGACGACCATTGTGGAAACGCTGCGCCTGAAGCCCACTGACATTGCCGAGGCAGGCACCTTTGAAGGCGTCACCTCCGTCGGCCTCGTCCCTGTGGGTGAATACGGAGGTATATTTTCAGGCACCGACGCTGTGGCTGTGGCCGGCTCCATTCATGTCAAAGATCACATCGCTATCCCGGACATCGAGGAATACGGCATCTTTGTCCTTGGCCAATGCGGCGGCGCCAATAGCGACCCGCTCTGCAATCAACCGGTGCCCTAA
- a CDS encoding tetratricopeptide repeat protein, whose product MRAAFAVFALVLNIFASAPAADEAEQHLTLDQGRTLALHALKTGKPQLTLQLSKALLQADPKDPLAYLLQAAAHAKLNDAREARKSAVLAYRFSTSGSDKFQAAQMVSRLALASGSPTLSQVWLRRTAIHAPDENSKELIAKDYQTLRLINHWAFRIRTELKPSSNVNNGSDTTLEIIDGTPSLGSRFGPRSVALSGVIGTVDLTASRRLRQSQRSLTSMSGRIYIQRVALSSSAKDLAAALAAASGTTVPENSEFGSTYAELSVRHAFAVGPAQKRGAASVALTTGTSWYGEQENYNLAKFTGSRSWQLSPDTGLVIDGMVEERFDARSLSYKATILGFGTSLSHRLENGDKLKLTLGLRDADSGHVNSSHSAASVRLGYDFGKSLGSVRFSTGLILGYSDYPVYLAGFPVTPLTNGRQDKSIYADVNMLFERYDYAGFAPVLRLRAGRKFSNHSRFETKEFSLSLGIESKF is encoded by the coding sequence ATGCGGGCGGCCTTTGCCGTCTTCGCTCTGGTGCTCAACATATTTGCCTCGGCGCCAGCCGCCGACGAGGCCGAGCAGCATCTGACATTGGACCAGGGCCGGACACTGGCACTGCATGCGCTGAAAACCGGTAAGCCGCAGTTGACGCTGCAGCTATCCAAGGCGTTGTTGCAGGCTGATCCCAAAGATCCCCTTGCCTATCTGTTGCAGGCCGCCGCCCATGCCAAACTGAATGATGCCAGAGAGGCCCGCAAATCCGCCGTTCTGGCCTATCGTTTTTCCACCTCCGGCAGTGACAAATTCCAGGCCGCGCAGATGGTCTCGCGCCTGGCGCTGGCCAGTGGCAGCCCTACCTTGTCGCAGGTCTGGCTGCGTCGCACTGCCATCCACGCGCCAGACGAGAACTCAAAAGAGCTGATCGCCAAGGATTATCAGACGCTGCGCCTGATTAACCACTGGGCTTTCCGCATCCGCACCGAGCTGAAGCCCTCGAGCAATGTCAACAACGGTTCGGACACGACGCTGGAAATCATCGATGGCACCCCCAGCCTGGGCAGCCGGTTCGGGCCGCGTTCGGTAGCGCTTTCTGGTGTGATAGGCACAGTCGATCTGACTGCCAGTCGACGCCTACGCCAGAGCCAGCGCAGCCTGACCAGTATGAGCGGACGTATCTATATCCAACGGGTAGCGCTCTCCTCCAGTGCCAAGGATCTGGCCGCAGCTCTGGCTGCTGCTTCTGGCACTACGGTGCCCGAAAACTCGGAATTCGGCTCCACCTATGCCGAACTCTCTGTGAGACATGCCTTTGCAGTTGGGCCAGCGCAAAAGAGGGGGGCTGCCTCGGTCGCTTTGACCACCGGAACCTCGTGGTACGGTGAGCAAGAGAACTATAATTTAGCCAAGTTCACTGGCAGCCGCAGCTGGCAATTGTCTCCTGACACTGGCCTAGTGATAGACGGTATGGTCGAAGAGCGTTTTGATGCTCGCAGCCTTTCCTACAAAGCCACTATTCTAGGTTTCGGTACCAGCCTAAGCCACAGGCTGGAGAATGGCGACAAGCTAAAGCTGACATTGGGCCTTCGGGACGCAGACTCTGGCCATGTAAACTCAAGCCACAGTGCTGCTTCGGTGCGGCTGGGCTATGATTTTGGCAAGAGTTTGGGCTCCGTCCGATTTAGCACTGGATTGATCTTGGGATATTCCGACTATCCAGTATATTTGGCGGGCTTCCCCGTCACACCTCTGACTAACGGGCGCCAAGACAAGTCAATCTATGCTGATGTGAATATGCTTTTCGAACGATATGATTATGCGGGTTTCGCACCTGTACTGCGACTCAGAGCAGGCCGAAAATTCTCCAACCACAGTCGCTTTGAGACCAAGGAGTTCTCACTCTCTCTTGGGATTGAGTCAAAATTTTGA